A DNA window from Maribellus comscasis contains the following coding sequences:
- the glgP gene encoding alpha-glucan family phosphorylase, whose translation MNSEGVRFIQKPVVEQPVWKRIIVESSLPESLNPLRVLSKNLWWVWNNEARELFQYIDQEIWEECAHNPIVLLDEVSYNRFKELENDEIFVSKMHHVYGKFNQYLEERNHLEGPQVAYFSMEYGLHDSLKIFSGGLGILAGDYLKEASDAKVNLVAVGLLYRYGYFKQTLNLHGEQMANYEAQQFSKIPVQPALDAEGNWIEVYVEYPGRTLVAKVWQVNIGSVKLYLLDADHHENPAEQDRSVTHHLYGGDNENRLKQEMLLGLGGIRALQKLGYNSDIYHCNEGHAAFIGIERIADYIKNTGLSFEEAKEVVRASTIFTTHTPVPAGHDSFHKDMFRHYMNHVPPKIGLEWNEFEMLGKASEYEDHFNMSFLASNLSQGINGVSMLHGEVSKTVLKDLYQGFLEEELEIGYVTNGVHYSTWTAPEWKEIHKKYFGEEFPANQLDFEIWNNIYQVPDNEIWQIRKALRLKLINYIKQRFADNWIKRNENPKLINDVMGKLNPNALTIGFARRFATYKRGYLLFRNLERLAGIVNNPDRPVQFIFAGKAHPADKAGQDLIKHIVEISKRPEFRGKILFVQNYDINLAKMLLQGVDVWLNTPTRPLEASGTSGEKGVMNGTLHFSVLDGWWVEGYQKDAGWALPAERTYDVQDFQDELDAETIYSILEDEVIEAYYDRNHEDIPEKWTGFIKNTIARVAPNFTTGRMIKDYQERYYNPQFQRSQFVTNNGFKMAKEMAAWKFNVSSAWKNLEVKSIEIPDGITNKMSIGKEYPIVVKVDIKNLSSEDVRLELIITENEGSETPKITDIIEFENLGCENSICTFKYNLHPNHPGSFNYGFRLLPKNRNLPHKQDFGYVKWI comes from the coding sequence ATGAATTCAGAAGGTGTAAGATTTATACAGAAGCCGGTTGTTGAACAGCCGGTCTGGAAAAGAATAATCGTAGAATCGAGCCTGCCGGAAAGTTTAAATCCACTTCGTGTTTTATCTAAAAACCTTTGGTGGGTTTGGAATAACGAAGCGCGCGAACTATTTCAATATATCGACCAGGAAATTTGGGAAGAATGTGCTCACAATCCAATTGTTCTTCTAGATGAAGTGAGTTATAACCGCTTCAAAGAGCTGGAAAATGACGAAATATTTGTATCAAAGATGCACCATGTTTATGGTAAATTCAATCAATATCTCGAAGAAAGAAATCATCTTGAAGGACCACAGGTTGCCTATTTCAGCATGGAATACGGGTTACACGACAGTCTGAAAATTTTCTCAGGGGGTCTTGGTATTCTGGCCGGCGACTATTTAAAAGAAGCCAGCGACGCCAAAGTAAACCTCGTTGCTGTCGGTCTCCTTTACAGATACGGTTATTTTAAACAAACCCTGAACCTGCATGGCGAACAAATGGCAAATTATGAGGCTCAGCAATTCTCTAAAATACCCGTTCAACCCGCTCTGGATGCAGAAGGCAACTGGATAGAAGTTTATGTAGAATATCCCGGAAGAACCCTTGTAGCCAAGGTATGGCAGGTAAATATCGGTTCTGTAAAACTGTATTTGCTCGATGCTGATCATCACGAGAACCCGGCAGAACAAGACCGTTCAGTTACCCATCATTTGTATGGTGGCGACAACGAAAACAGGTTAAAGCAGGAAATGCTGCTCGGACTTGGTGGAATAAGAGCACTTCAAAAGCTGGGATACAATTCTGATATTTACCATTGCAATGAAGGACACGCCGCGTTTATTGGTATTGAAAGAATTGCCGACTATATAAAAAATACAGGGCTTTCATTTGAAGAAGCAAAAGAAGTGGTGCGTGCATCAACCATCTTTACTACGCATACACCTGTGCCCGCCGGCCACGACTCATTTCACAAGGACATGTTCAGGCATTACATGAATCACGTTCCACCCAAAATCGGTTTGGAATGGAATGAGTTTGAAATGCTTGGCAAAGCTTCCGAATATGAAGACCATTTTAACATGAGTTTCCTGGCAAGTAACCTTTCACAAGGTATTAACGGTGTGAGCATGTTACACGGTGAAGTTAGTAAAACTGTTCTAAAAGATTTATATCAGGGATTTTTGGAAGAAGAGCTCGAAATCGGCTACGTGACCAACGGCGTTCATTATTCAACATGGACTGCCCCGGAATGGAAAGAAATCCATAAAAAATATTTTGGCGAAGAGTTCCCTGCCAATCAACTCGACTTTGAGATTTGGAATAATATTTACCAGGTTCCGGATAATGAAATATGGCAAATACGAAAAGCCCTTCGTTTAAAGCTAATTAACTACATTAAACAAAGATTTGCCGACAACTGGATTAAAAGGAATGAAAATCCAAAGTTAATTAACGATGTAATGGGCAAATTAAATCCAAATGCGTTGACAATTGGTTTTGCCCGCCGGTTTGCAACCTATAAAAGAGGTTATCTTCTTTTTAGAAACCTGGAACGACTGGCCGGGATTGTAAACAATCCTGATCGTCCGGTACAATTTATTTTTGCAGGCAAAGCGCATCCGGCTGATAAAGCCGGGCAGGATTTAATCAAACATATTGTTGAGATTTCCAAACGCCCTGAATTCAGAGGAAAAATTCTATTTGTCCAGAATTATGATATTAACCTCGCCAAAATGCTCCTGCAGGGTGTCGATGTTTGGTTAAACACTCCCACCCGTCCGCTTGAAGCTTCAGGGACAAGCGGCGAAAAAGGAGTAATGAACGGAACCCTCCACTTTTCAGTTCTCGATGGCTGGTGGGTCGAAGGCTACCAAAAAGACGCCGGCTGGGCACTTCCGGCAGAGCGAACCTACGATGTGCAGGATTTTCAAGATGAACTGGACGCGGAAACCATTTATTCCATTCTTGAAGACGAAGTTATCGAGGCATACTATGATCGCAACCACGAAGACATTCCTGAGAAATGGACTGGATTTATCAAAAATACAATCGCCCGGGTTGCGCCTAATTTTACAACAGGAAGAATGATAAAAGACTATCAGGAAAGATATTACAATCCACAATTCCAACGTAGCCAGTTTGTAACGAACAATGGGTTCAAAATGGCCAAAGAAATGGCCGCCTGGAAATTTAATGTTAGTTCAGCCTGGAAAAATCTGGAAGTAAAAAGTATTGAAATTCCCGATGGCATTACCAATAAAATGAGCATAGGAAAAGAGTACCCTATAGTTGTAAAAGTAGATATCAAAAATCTTTCGAGTGAAGATGTCAGACTCGAGTTAATAATAACCGAAAACGAAGGAAGCGAAACTCCAAAGATTACGGATATCATTGAATTTGAAAACCTGGGCTGCGAAAACAGCATTTGTACTTTCAAATATAATCTTCATCCAAATCATCCAGGCTCATTCAATTATGGATTCCGTTTGTTACCAAAAAACCGGAATCTTCCACACAAACAGGATTTTGGATATGTTAAATGGATTTAA
- a CDS encoding helix-turn-helix domain-containing protein gives MNSKNKIGKKIKAFREFRQVSREDLALKANLDPKQLEYIEEKGTVPSLGHLIKITRALGVRIGTFLDDLDHVGPVVVRAGEEKSTLSFSTKDKKTREHLNFYSLAPDKTGRHMEPFMVEIEPANESDYKLSSHEGEEFIYVLEGAIEINYGKNIYRLNKGDSIYLDSIVAHNVHAAGEKAAKIMAVIYYPV, from the coding sequence ATGAATTCGAAAAATAAAATCGGAAAAAAAATCAAAGCCTTTCGCGAATTTCGTCAGGTAAGCCGTGAAGATCTGGCCTTAAAAGCAAATCTGGATCCTAAACAACTTGAGTATATTGAGGAAAAAGGAACCGTTCCATCATTGGGACATTTAATAAAAATTACAAGGGCACTTGGAGTTCGAATCGGTACTTTCCTTGATGATCTGGATCATGTGGGTCCGGTTGTTGTTCGGGCTGGAGAAGAAAAATCGACTTTAAGCTTTTCGACCAAAGATAAAAAAACCAGAGAGCATCTAAATTTTTACTCGCTCGCCCCCGATAAAACAGGCCGGCATATGGAGCCTTTTATGGTTGAAATAGAGCCTGCGAACGAGTCTGACTATAAATTATCTTCTCATGAAGGGGAAGAATTTATCTACGTTCTGGAGGGAGCGATTGAAATAAATTACGGAAAAAATATTTACCGGTTGAATAAAGGAGACAGTATTTATCTCGATTCAATTGTTGCGCACAATGTTCATGCAGCGGGTGAAAAAGCTGCAAAAATAATGGCGGTTATCTATTATCCTGTTTAA
- a CDS encoding AMP-binding protein gives MQLIDYTLGEILEKWALETPDKEFMIYPDRNLRFTYQEFNERVDNLAKGLLYIGIKPGDKVGIWAKNIPDWTTFMYATAKIGAVLVTINTSYKLAELEYLLNNADINTLCLADGYRDSDFVEMIFNLVPELKEHARGELVSKKFPELKNVIFIGQEKHRGMFNTSELILLGNHVDDIELESAKETVQCHDVANMQYTSGTTGFPKGVMLSHHNILNNGLATGQCMNYTADEKLLVCVPLFHCFGCVLAVCAVITHGATMVFTEEFDPLMVLASVQKEKCTALYGVPTMFIAELHHPMFDMFDLSSLRTGIMAGALCPIETMNQVMTKMYMKDIIIVYGLTESSPGMTATRTHNSPEVRSTTVGYEFPNVEVKIVDPETGAECPFETQGEICCRGYNVMKGYYNNPEATRDVIDNEGWLHSGDLAVKTKDGFYRITGRIKDMIIRGGENIYPREIENYLYRMPQIEAVEVAGVPSPKYGEQIGAFIKIKKDSSLTEEEVRDFCRGQIARYKTPKYIFFVDEFPMTASGKIQKYKLSEQSIEMCQRTGIEII, from the coding sequence ATGCAGCTAATCGATTACACCTTAGGCGAAATTCTGGAAAAATGGGCACTTGAAACTCCGGATAAAGAATTTATGATTTACCCTGACAGAAATTTAAGATTTACCTATCAGGAATTTAATGAACGTGTCGATAACCTGGCAAAAGGACTTTTATATATTGGAATAAAACCCGGAGACAAAGTTGGAATCTGGGCTAAAAATATACCCGACTGGACAACTTTTATGTATGCCACGGCAAAAATCGGAGCTGTTTTGGTAACCATTAATACAAGTTATAAATTAGCTGAACTGGAGTATTTATTGAATAATGCTGACATCAATACGCTATGTCTGGCCGACGGATACAGAGACAGCGATTTTGTAGAAATGATATTTAATCTTGTCCCGGAGCTGAAAGAACACGCCAGAGGAGAATTGGTTTCAAAAAAATTTCCCGAACTAAAAAACGTCATTTTTATCGGTCAGGAGAAACATCGCGGAATGTTTAACACCTCGGAATTAATATTGCTGGGAAATCATGTTGACGATATTGAACTTGAAAGTGCAAAAGAAACGGTTCAATGTCACGATGTTGCAAATATGCAATATACATCCGGCACTACAGGATTTCCAAAGGGAGTTATGCTTTCGCATCATAATATTTTAAATAACGGACTTGCAACCGGCCAATGTATGAACTATACAGCCGATGAAAAGCTATTGGTTTGTGTTCCTTTATTTCACTGTTTTGGTTGTGTTCTTGCTGTTTGTGCGGTTATAACTCATGGTGCAACAATGGTTTTTACAGAAGAGTTTGATCCCTTAATGGTACTGGCCTCGGTGCAAAAAGAAAAATGCACAGCTTTATACGGAGTGCCTACCATGTTTATCGCTGAATTACATCACCCGATGTTTGATATGTTCGACTTGTCATCATTGCGAACAGGAATTATGGCTGGTGCACTGTGTCCGATTGAAACAATGAACCAGGTAATGACAAAAATGTATATGAAAGATATCATTATTGTCTACGGATTAACAGAATCTTCTCCGGGAATGACAGCTACACGAACTCATAATTCACCTGAAGTAAGATCAACAACGGTTGGATATGAGTTTCCAAATGTTGAAGTAAAAATTGTTGATCCGGAAACAGGAGCTGAATGCCCGTTTGAAACACAGGGTGAAATTTGTTGTCGCGGTTACAATGTAATGAAAGGATATTATAATAATCCGGAGGCAACCAGAGATGTTATTGACAATGAAGGTTGGCTCCATTCCGGTGACTTGGCTGTAAAAACAAAAGACGGATTTTACAGAATAACAGGCCGAATCAAGGACATGATTATACGGGGTGGCGAAAATATTTATCCCCGGGAAATTGAAAACTACCTTTACCGAATGCCACAGATTGAGGCAGTGGAAGTCGCTGGTGTTCCCAGCCCAAAATATGGAGAACAAATTGGGGCGTTTATTAAAATAAAAAAGGATTCCTCATTAACAGAAGAGGAAGTGAGAGATTTTTGCAGAGGTCAGATAGCCCGTTATAAAACACCAAAATATATCTTTTTTGTCGATGAATTTCCAATGACTGCAAGTGGTAAAATTCAAAAATACAAATTAAGCGAACAAAGTATAGAAATGTGCCAAAGGACGGGAATTGAAATCATTTAA
- the pyrH gene encoding UMP kinase yields MKKYKRILLKLSGESLMGEQNYGIDSSRLNDYAEQIAELSKSGIEIGIVIGGGNIFRGLSGAAKGFDRVNGDQMGMLATTINSLALNSALKNQGIKSKMLTAIRMEPVGEYYSKGKAVEALANGEVVIISGGTGNPYFTTDTASALRGIEIEADIMLKGTRVDGIYSADPEKFPDATKYEKISFDEIYKKNLKIMDLTATTLCKENNLPVMVFNMDKKGNLAKVLNGENIGTIVYN; encoded by the coding sequence ATGAAAAAATACAAAAGAATACTATTAAAGCTAAGCGGCGAGTCGCTAATGGGAGAACAAAATTATGGAATCGACAGTTCCCGTTTAAACGATTATGCAGAACAAATTGCGGAATTGTCAAAGTCCGGAATTGAAATTGGAATTGTTATTGGCGGAGGAAATATTTTCAGGGGACTAAGTGGAGCGGCCAAAGGTTTTGACAGAGTAAACGGAGATCAGATGGGAATGCTGGCCACAACAATTAATAGCCTGGCCCTTAATTCCGCATTAAAGAATCAGGGTATAAAATCAAAAATGCTTACCGCTATAAGAATGGAACCTGTTGGGGAATACTACTCAAAAGGGAAAGCTGTGGAAGCCCTTGCAAATGGAGAAGTAGTTATTATTTCCGGGGGAACCGGCAACCCTTATTTTACCACAGATACAGCAAGTGCTCTGCGAGGAATTGAAATAGAAGCCGATATTATGCTAAAAGGTACGCGTGTTGATGGAATTTATTCTGCAGACCCGGAAAAATTTCCCGATGCGACAAAATATGAAAAAATAAGTTTCGATGAAATTTATAAAAAGAATCTAAAAATTATGGATTTAACCGCAACCACTTTATGTAAGGAAAACAATTTGCCGGTTATGGTATTTAATATGGATAAGAAGGGAAATTTAGCAAAGGTGCTTAACGGAGAAAACATTGGAACTATTGTTTATAATTGA
- the frr gene encoding ribosome recycling factor: MHEEVELVLDDCKERMGAAIEHLEKELLHIRAGKASPAMLDGVLVEYYGSMAPLNQVSNISTPDARTVAIQPWEKGLIPVIEKAILAANLGFNPDNNGEIIRINIPALTEERRKSLVKQVHQEGENAKVSIRTARKDANDMLKKLLKDGLSEDMEKDAETDVQKLTDNFGKEVDDLVNTKEKDIMTI; encoded by the coding sequence ATGCACGAAGAAGTAGAATTAGTTTTAGACGATTGTAAAGAAAGAATGGGGGCTGCAATAGAGCACCTTGAGAAAGAGTTACTACACATTAGGGCTGGCAAAGCGTCTCCAGCTATGCTGGATGGAGTACTGGTAGAATATTACGGAAGTATGGCTCCGCTTAATCAGGTTTCGAACATAAGTACTCCTGATGCAAGAACGGTAGCCATTCAACCTTGGGAAAAAGGTTTGATTCCTGTTATAGAAAAAGCTATATTAGCGGCAAATTTGGGTTTTAATCCAGATAATAACGGTGAAATCATTCGGATTAATATTCCTGCGCTCACTGAAGAAAGGAGAAAATCGCTTGTAAAACAAGTGCATCAGGAAGGAGAAAATGCAAAAGTGAGCATAAGGACAGCAAGAAAAGACGCCAATGACATGTTGAAGAAGTTGTTAAAGGACGGACTGTCTGAAGATATGGAAAAAGATGCGGAAACAGACGTTCAAAAATTAACTGACAACTTTGGAAAAGAAGTAGATGACTTAGTTAATACTAAGGAAAAAGATATTATGACTATTTGA
- a CDS encoding LPXTG cell wall anchor domain-containing protein — protein MKLLKNLSAFVILVLLKMPNLLAQDDGTYIDNLSSQDSSYMQQDVLAGAEQTSGSNTIVIVIVAVVVIAVVAFLLLRKKKK, from the coding sequence ATGAAATTGTTAAAAAACTTATCAGCATTTGTAATTCTTGTATTGTTAAAGATGCCAAATCTTTTGGCTCAGGACGATGGTACTTATATTGACAATCTTAGTTCTCAGGACAGCTCATATATGCAGCAGGACGTATTGGCTGGTGCAGAGCAAACTTCTGGTTCAAATACAATAGTAATCGTAATTGTAGCTGTGGTTGTAATTGCGGTTGTTGCGTTTTTACTTCTTCGTAAAAAGAAAAAGTAA
- a CDS encoding tetratricopeptide repeat protein — protein sequence MNKELNIVQSKNVFFAILLIVAVVLGILTPGAAVNVDEQLHYPHAKKVVDWYFTGGKDKSCLDTPITNLKYYGQSVDNYTALVNRVFHFENEFLVRHYTGAFFFLLLCFFSGLVSHQLTNSYWISSVTVLVLVFMPRLFGQAFGNLKDIPFATGYIAGVYMIVRYLMELPKPKWETAILLGAAIAFTCSVRIGGLILFGYLGLFGVLYFVLKPFELKHIVSTRPCFVRLTGQLIVIIIIGYFAGLLFWPYALQNVLKNPLESLGVMEHYKVSIRQIFEGDVIWSTQLPWYYWPKWLLISTPEFVFLGFFTYLFLLFKSGLRQNVQGFLYESFLIFSFLFPIVYVLLIKSNLYSGVRQLFFVLPPLAIISSLGIHRFFKLSIKPAYRYAGTILFFLLMLMPFSHQAKTFPVDYIYFNSFSGGNKSAWSNYEYDYYFHGLKEPAGLLKEMTGENKIIVASNCNLSNYFDDLPNVTYRYVKYLERSSYDWDYGIFGVNYIHPYLLKNDKWQSTTALKTFYHKGNPIAVLLIRKSKGDYQGIVELENGNYFDAEHELIYSLDEDPQNVWLMVQLAKIYLLKDDLENFNKYVQKGREIYPLYEPFYLLEAQKLYNENNFRASYAKLEELIQINRRYKPAKLLLQEVKDKLDIN from the coding sequence ATGAATAAGGAGTTAAATATAGTCCAGTCGAAGAATGTTTTTTTTGCCATTTTGCTTATAGTTGCGGTGGTTTTAGGCATATTGACTCCGGGGGCAGCGGTAAATGTTGATGAACAGTTGCATTACCCGCATGCAAAAAAAGTTGTCGACTGGTATTTTACTGGAGGTAAAGATAAATCGTGTCTGGATACTCCGATTACAAATCTGAAATACTATGGCCAGTCAGTAGATAACTATACTGCACTGGTAAATAGAGTATTTCATTTTGAGAATGAGTTTCTGGTACGGCATTATACGGGGGCTTTTTTTTTCTTGTTGTTGTGTTTTTTTTCCGGTTTGGTTTCACATCAGTTAACAAATTCTTACTGGATTTCAAGTGTGACCGTTTTGGTGTTGGTTTTTATGCCCCGGCTGTTTGGACAAGCATTTGGAAACTTAAAAGATATACCCTTTGCGACAGGTTATATTGCAGGTGTATATATGATTGTTAGATATTTGATGGAATTACCAAAACCTAAATGGGAAACGGCAATTTTACTAGGAGCAGCTATTGCTTTTACCTGCTCTGTCCGGATTGGCGGATTAATTTTGTTTGGCTACCTCGGACTTTTTGGTGTACTGTATTTTGTTTTGAAGCCTTTTGAACTTAAACATATAGTTTCAACTAGACCTTGTTTTGTCAGGCTAACGGGCCAGTTAATTGTAATCATTATAATTGGCTACTTTGCTGGATTATTGTTCTGGCCCTATGCCTTACAAAATGTTTTAAAGAATCCGCTAGAAAGTCTGGGTGTAATGGAACACTACAAAGTTAGTATCCGTCAGATTTTTGAAGGCGATGTTATTTGGAGTACTCAGTTACCCTGGTATTACTGGCCCAAATGGCTTCTGATTTCTACACCTGAGTTTGTATTTCTTGGTTTTTTTACCTACCTGTTCTTACTATTTAAATCGGGTTTGCGGCAGAATGTTCAAGGGTTTTTATATGAATCGTTTTTGATTTTTAGTTTTCTTTTCCCCATCGTTTATGTGTTGCTTATCAAATCAAATTTATACAGTGGTGTTCGGCAGTTATTTTTTGTTTTGCCTCCTTTGGCAATTATTTCATCTCTCGGAATCCACCGGTTTTTTAAGCTCAGCATAAAACCTGCTTACAGGTACGCCGGAACAATATTATTTTTTTTGCTGATGTTAATGCCTTTTAGTCATCAGGCAAAAACGTTCCCCGTTGACTACATTTATTTTAATTCTTTTTCGGGTGGTAATAAAAGTGCATGGAGTAATTATGAGTATGATTACTACTTTCACGGATTAAAAGAACCGGCTGGTTTGCTGAAAGAAATGACTGGTGAGAATAAGATCATCGTTGCTTCAAATTGTAATCTTTCAAATTATTTTGATGATTTGCCAAATGTAACATATCGATATGTGAAGTATCTGGAGAGAAGTTCTTACGACTGGGATTACGGTATTTTCGGTGTAAATTATATTCACCCGTATTTGTTAAAAAACGACAAATGGCAATCCACAACAGCCTTAAAAACATTTTATCACAAAGGAAATCCGATTGCTGTTTTGTTAATAAGAAAAAGTAAAGGTGATTATCAGGGAATTGTTGAACTTGAAAATGGAAATTACTTTGATGCAGAACATGAATTAATTTATTCGTTGGATGAAGATCCGCAAAATGTATGGTTAATGGTGCAACTTGCTAAAATATACCTTTTGAAAGACGATTTGGAAAATTTTAATAAATATGTTCAAAAAGGTCGTGAAATTTATCCCTTATACGAACCATTTTATCTTTTGGAAGCGCAGAAATTATATAATGAAAATAATTTTCGTGCTTCATACGCAAAATTGGAAGAGCTAATTCAGATTAACAGGCGGTATAAGCCAGCAAAGTTATTATTGCAAGAGGTTAAAGATAAATTAGATATAAACTAA
- a CDS encoding glycosyltransferase family 2 protein, producing MISVVIPLYNENVLVNRLLEEVFLNLKSLSDSFEVVCVDDGSTDSTLLKLLEFKKNNKQLKVVSLSRNFGLQAALTAGLEHANGEYVIMMDGDFQDPPEMIPDLYNKIIETNVDIVTAVRESRNERFSKKLYINIFHKIFSSITEEKQISNAGNFCIMKRNAHQAILKFAERNRYLPGIRSFIGFKQDIILFERPDRLGGKAKMSRKKLFALAADAIYSFSKWPIKVCLYLGLVGIVVFLGAIIYTVASKFLGFAPTGWSSTFLAISFFGSVQLTFLGIIGEYIFRIFKEVQNRPIYFVKEFYE from the coding sequence ATGATTTCTGTTGTCATACCGCTTTATAATGAAAACGTGTTAGTAAACCGTTTACTGGAAGAGGTATTTTTAAATTTGAAGTCTTTGAGCGACTCGTTTGAGGTGGTATGTGTCGACGACGGAAGTACCGATTCTACTCTTTTAAAATTGTTGGAATTCAAAAAGAATAACAAACAATTAAAAGTTGTTTCCCTTTCAAGAAATTTTGGTTTACAGGCAGCTCTTACGGCTGGACTGGAACACGCAAACGGCGAATATGTTATTATGATGGATGGCGATTTTCAGGATCCTCCTGAGATGATTCCGGATTTATATAATAAGATAATAGAAACAAATGTTGATATTGTTACTGCGGTGCGCGAAAGCCGAAATGAGCGTTTTTCCAAAAAGTTATATATCAATATTTTTCATAAGATATTTAGCAGCATTACAGAAGAAAAGCAAATTTCCAATGCCGGGAATTTTTGCATAATGAAAAGGAACGCCCATCAGGCAATTCTGAAATTTGCCGAACGAAACAGATATTTACCAGGTATCAGAAGTTTTATCGGGTTTAAACAAGACATTATTTTGTTTGAGCGTCCGGACAGGTTGGGAGGCAAAGCCAAAATGAGCAGAAAAAAGCTTTTTGCACTGGCAGCCGATGCTATTTATTCTTTCTCAAAATGGCCAATTAAAGTTTGTTTGTATCTCGGATTAGTTGGAATCGTTGTATTTCTGGGCGCAATAATTTACACAGTGGCTTCAAAATTTCTTGGGTTTGCTCCAACAGGATGGTCTTCAACATTTTTGGCAATTAGTTTTTTTGGATCAGTTCAGTTGACTTTTTTGGGAATCATTGGCGAGTATATATTTCGGATTTTTAAAGAAGTGCAAAACCGACCCATATATTTTGTAAAAGAGTTTTATGAATAA
- a CDS encoding Gfo/Idh/MocA family protein → MEKNQLSRRNFLEKSALIGAAGLAGLSALNSCSSRKSTVDYEFPPLLDKAPDGKTLRAGLVGCGNRGTGAALNFLAAGDNLELVALADVFEDKVWDCRSKLQKQKVEVPENNCFWGFDAYKKLLEVDVDVVILATPPHFRPEHFDACVQAKKNVFLEKPVCVDPVGARQIIATSRKAENMGLTVITGTQRRHQRDYVETYKQVASGAIGEPLSAKAMWLQSHVWFRTREEGWSDMEYMLRNWNNFCWLCGDHILDTHVHNIDVVNWFLGKHPEEAIGFGGRAHRLTGDQYDFFSIDFDFGNGVFSHSMSRQVDGCANSLGELIMGTEGYTNCVNTVYNLDGSVKWQYEYPKNKDGNSTEVVKISPYIQEHIHLVTAIRTNTPVVEAERTAISTLTAIMGRTAAYTGRKVEWEEMMNSTERLGPEEYVMGPVDMEFPVPVPGIQHKA, encoded by the coding sequence TATGAATTTCCCCCTCTGCTGGATAAAGCTCCTGATGGTAAAACTTTACGGGCAGGTTTAGTCGGTTGTGGAAACCGGGGAACCGGAGCAGCGTTAAATTTTTTGGCCGCCGGAGATAATTTGGAGTTAGTTGCCCTGGCCGATGTATTTGAAGATAAGGTATGGGATTGCCGGAGCAAACTTCAGAAACAAAAAGTAGAAGTGCCTGAAAACAATTGTTTTTGGGGATTTGACGCATATAAGAAACTCCTGGAGGTTGACGTGGATGTTGTAATACTGGCTACGCCGCCACATTTCAGGCCCGAACATTTTGACGCTTGTGTACAGGCGAAAAAGAATGTATTTCTTGAAAAACCAGTTTGTGTTGATCCGGTTGGAGCCCGGCAAATAATTGCTACATCCAGAAAGGCAGAGAATATGGGCTTGACTGTGATTACAGGAACCCAGCGTCGTCACCAGCGGGATTATGTTGAAACATACAAACAAGTCGCTTCAGGGGCGATAGGAGAGCCTCTTTCTGCAAAAGCGATGTGGTTGCAATCGCATGTATGGTTCCGAACAAGGGAGGAAGGTTGGAGCGATATGGAGTACATGCTCAGAAACTGGAATAATTTCTGCTGGTTGTGTGGAGACCATATTCTGGATACGCATGTGCATAACATCGATGTTGTAAACTGGTTTCTTGGAAAACATCCGGAAGAAGCTATCGGGTTTGGCGGCAGAGCTCATCGGTTAACCGGAGACCAATACGACTTTTTTAGTATTGACTTCGATTTTGGGAATGGTGTTTTTTCACATAGTATGTCACGTCAGGTTGATGGATGTGCTAACTCGCTGGGGGAACTGATTATGGGAACAGAAGGTTATACAAACTGTGTAAACACTGTCTACAACCTGGATGGTTCTGTTAAATGGCAATACGAATATCCCAAAAACAAAGATGGTAATTCTACTGAGGTTGTGAAAATTTCTCCTTACATACAGGAACATATACATTTGGTAACTGCCATTCGTACAAATACACCGGTTGTTGAAGCTGAAAGAACTGCAATTTCAACACTGACAGCGATAATGGGAAGGACTGCTGCGTATACCGGGAGAAAAGTAGAATGGGAGGAAATGATGAATTCCACAGAAAGATTAGGCCCTGAAGAATATGTGATGGGCCCGGTGGATATGGAATTCCCGGTTCCCGTTCCGGGCATCCAACATAAAGCTTAA